The Thermotoga neapolitana DSM 4359 sequence TGCGGCAAAAACTCTTCTCATTCTTCATCATCTCCCCTCATTTTGAAGAGCGTTATGAGAAGTACTGCTGTGGTGAGCCCAGCACCAACGGATGCTTCCGTTATTGCAACGTCAGGGGCCCTCATGACAATGAAGAGGAACACAGACAGGAGGCTGAGAGACGACAGCGCTATAACACTGTCCAGCAACTTTTTTGCTTCCACCGCAAAAAATGCTGCTATCAGCATCATCCCTCCGGCCAGCAAAATCAACAGGTTCATTCACCATCACCACCCCTGTATTCGTCGACAACCGTGCAGTCACATGGCTTTACACCAGACAGATAGGAAGCCCGTGCCAGGACAGAACTTCCCACCGGGTTTGTGAGTGCTATGAAAAAAACGATGACAACAGCCTTCAACAGAAACTCCGGTTTTGCAATACCAACTCCAAGCACGGTGGAAAAGGTTCCCAGTGTGGTGGCTTTTGTTCCTGCCTGGAGTCTGTTGTACACGTCCGGCATCCTGAGAACACCAAGTCCTCCAAGAAAATAGAAAAAGGCACCGATTAATATCAGTATTTCTCCGATTATCCCGTTCATTTTCTCCCCTCC is a genomic window containing:
- a CDS encoding Na(+)/H(+) antiporter subunit B yields the protein MNLLILLAGGMMLIAAFFAVEAKKLLDSVIALSSLSLLSVFLFIVMRAPDVAITEASVGAGLTTAVLLITLFKMRGDDEE
- the mnhG gene encoding monovalent cation/H(+) antiporter subunit G, with protein sequence MNGIIGEILILIGAFFYFLGGLGVLRMPDVYNRLQAGTKATTLGTFSTVLGVGIAKPEFLLKAVVIVFFIALTNPVGSSVLARASYLSGVKPCDCTVVDEYRGGDGE